The following are from one region of the Rosistilla carotiformis genome:
- a CDS encoding alpha/beta hydrolase family protein encodes MSQRPAALLILLSLFGHAVADDSIQTRPLKPTPQDSDDATTKGQWSDDGPPRLLSLPADPAAAMAAGIDRFLLEKLSAADNARHQYWRDADAVAKNVPFLSRQLGLEPERYPTDLQWESPPLRTSDRFEVHAVRWPVLSHPAPPSVTEPGTPAGLQLQPSLWGEGLLWLPRKANGSSVVMLSHDGEPSFWSEPIAEDQRVRCETLAAQGFTVLEVATTGHDRIQHGGAKLPRREYLNRAAFELGRTLVGYEIQTVQSAIDWLAQQPAASKADDAQVIVAGWGEGGRTALISAALEPRIDLTIVAGYFGPRDQVWQEPADRNVFGLQNRFADAELAAAIAPRKLVIQTEPRFALEESGDAGASPASWHSPSQAEAQQEFDRIASVLSGIGQPLETPAHAKLISDEKSDLLNDIICPALDMPVAPAVAVKYAKTEASEAAATGKRSAIDRRARRLAMIDRHTQALLEESEYERGKFMNLGHSRTIANNAHNQLDTSSPAAYEKSVERFRKIFREQVVGWYDQPKLPANPRSLKSYQGTGWTGHDVVLDVFPNVFAYGVLLVPNDIPAGEQRPVVVCQHGLEGQPSDTFANDHRAYHDYAAKLAEAGYIVFAPQNPYKGKDAFRTLQRKSYPVGKTLFSIIAAQHQQILDWLKTIPSVDPQRIAFYGLSYGGKSAMRLPALLPDYCLSICSADFNDWVWKNASTRARYSYIGTGEYEIYEFGLGKTFNYAEMAALIAPRPFMVERGHYDGVGPDDRVAKEFAKARFLYAARLKLPERCEIEWFDGPHMINAVGSFEFLDRHLRSGDVKPPSAND; translated from the coding sequence ATGAGCCAACGCCCCGCCGCGCTTCTCATCCTGTTGTCGTTGTTCGGCCACGCTGTTGCCGACGATTCCATCCAAACCCGCCCTCTGAAGCCGACCCCGCAAGATTCCGACGACGCCACAACGAAAGGGCAATGGTCCGATGACGGGCCGCCGCGATTGCTGTCGTTGCCCGCAGATCCCGCTGCGGCGATGGCTGCCGGGATCGACCGCTTCTTGCTGGAAAAGCTATCGGCCGCCGATAACGCCCGGCACCAGTATTGGCGAGATGCCGATGCGGTCGCCAAGAACGTTCCTTTTCTGAGCCGACAACTGGGGCTAGAACCCGAGCGATACCCAACCGATCTTCAATGGGAATCGCCACCGTTGCGAACCAGCGACCGCTTCGAAGTCCATGCTGTCCGCTGGCCCGTCCTCTCCCATCCCGCCCCTCCGAGCGTCACCGAACCGGGCACGCCCGCCGGATTGCAATTGCAGCCATCGCTGTGGGGCGAGGGGCTGCTGTGGCTGCCTCGCAAAGCCAATGGATCCTCCGTCGTAATGCTCTCCCACGACGGCGAACCGTCCTTCTGGTCCGAACCGATCGCCGAGGATCAACGCGTGCGATGCGAGACGCTCGCCGCCCAAGGCTTTACGGTCCTCGAAGTCGCCACGACCGGTCACGACCGGATCCAACATGGCGGGGCCAAATTGCCGCGCCGCGAATACCTCAACCGCGCCGCCTTTGAACTCGGCCGGACTTTGGTCGGCTACGAAATTCAAACCGTCCAATCGGCGATCGATTGGCTGGCCCAGCAACCTGCGGCATCCAAAGCCGACGACGCCCAAGTCATCGTGGCAGGATGGGGCGAAGGAGGCCGCACGGCGCTGATCAGCGCCGCACTCGAACCGCGAATCGACCTGACGATCGTCGCCGGCTACTTCGGCCCGCGTGACCAAGTCTGGCAAGAACCGGCCGACCGCAACGTCTTCGGTCTGCAGAACCGCTTTGCCGACGCAGAACTTGCCGCCGCGATCGCGCCGCGAAAACTGGTCATCCAAACCGAGCCCCGCTTCGCGCTCGAAGAATCGGGGGATGCCGGAGCGAGCCCCGCCTCTTGGCATTCGCCGAGCCAGGCCGAAGCACAACAAGAGTTCGACCGAATCGCAAGCGTGCTGTCGGGAATCGGCCAACCGCTCGAGACGCCAGCACACGCCAAACTGATCTCCGACGAAAAGTCCGATCTACTGAACGACATCATCTGCCCGGCGCTGGACATGCCGGTGGCGCCAGCGGTTGCTGTGAAGTACGCAAAGACCGAGGCCAGCGAAGCGGCGGCGACCGGGAAACGGAGCGCGATCGATCGGCGCGCCCGTCGGTTGGCGATGATCGATCGCCACACCCAAGCGTTGCTGGAGGAGAGCGAATACGAGCGGGGCAAGTTCATGAACTTGGGGCACTCGCGAACGATTGCCAACAATGCTCACAACCAGCTCGACACCTCCTCACCCGCCGCCTATGAAAAGTCGGTGGAGCGGTTCCGCAAGATCTTTCGCGAGCAAGTGGTTGGATGGTACGACCAACCGAAACTGCCCGCCAACCCGCGGTCGCTGAAATCGTATCAAGGAACCGGTTGGACGGGGCACGACGTCGTCTTGGATGTCTTTCCCAACGTGTTTGCCTACGGCGTGCTGTTGGTCCCCAACGACATCCCCGCCGGTGAGCAGCGGCCCGTCGTCGTCTGCCAACATGGACTGGAAGGGCAACCGAGCGATACCTTCGCCAACGACCATCGCGCCTATCACGACTACGCAGCCAAACTGGCCGAAGCCGGCTACATCGTCTTCGCCCCACAGAACCCCTACAAAGGCAAAGACGCATTCCGCACGCTGCAACGCAAATCGTACCCCGTCGGCAAGACGCTGTTTTCGATCATCGCGGCGCAGCATCAACAGATCCTCGACTGGCTGAAAACGATCCCCAGCGTCGATCCCCAGCGGATCGCATTCTACGGATTGTCGTATGGGGGCAAATCGGCGATGCGTTTGCCAGCCCTGCTGCCCGATTATTGCCTGTCGATCTGCAGCGCCGACTTTAACGACTGGGTCTGGAAAAACGCTTCGACGCGCGCCCGGTACAGCTACATCGGAACCGGCGAATACGAGATCTATGAGTTTGGCCTTGGGAAGACCTTTAACTATGCCGAGATGGCGGCACTGATCGCGCCGCGTCCGTTTATGGTCGAACGAGGACACTACGATGGCGTGGGGCCCGACGATCGCGTGGCCAAGGAGTTCGCCAAGGCGAGGTTCCTGTACGCGGCGCGATTGAAATTGCCCGAGCGATGCGAAATCGAATGGTTCGACGGGCCTCACATGATTAATGCCGTTGGCAGCTTTGAATTTCTCGATCGCCATCTACGCAGCGGCGACGTGAAGCCTCCGTCGGCAAACGATTAA